The genomic stretch TTTCGCATCTATGGACTCGACAGCGATGGCAATGTCGTGCGCGAACTGTCCATGAATGACACAGATGTCGATTCGATCTCTTGGACTGTGCATCTGGCCAACAAAAAAGCTGCGTGGTACAACTTCGATCTAGCGCTCGACATCCCCGTGGCATCCGACATCAAATCCAACCGCCGCAATAGCAAATACAGCGATAATGAGCGGTCCAAACTCATCATCGACCCAGGTCAACGCACGCTCAGCGCTCCCAATAAAACTGCTCGTTTTGACACCGGAACCTTCCTCGACACCCCCGTTGACCTTGGCGAGATCTTTACCGATTCAAGCGGCAATCTGGTCGTGCTCGGAGGCTTCGGTCATTCAAGTTCTCCAGACGGTAGCCAAGTCTACACGTTTGCCAACAACGACGGTTGGCACGATGACACCTCAGACGGTCCGATCTGCGCCAAAGTGACAATCAACGGGGAGTCGATCGAAGTTGATCCCGCTTGGGTCATCGTTGCCCCGCCAGATTTTGCACCAGGTATCGCCGGAATCGTCACCATGTACGACATCGCCTTGGAAGTCAGCCAGACCATGAACCCTGTGCCGATCCAAGTATCATTTACGAAACATATCCTGCCGATCTTCCAACGCTTCTCTCTCTCCCAATGGGTCAATGAAGGCTTCTATCAAGAGTTTGGCTACAATGCTCCTTGGGACTTCCTCAACAAAGATTTGCTTCGACACTTAGCCGATCCATCACCTGAGATGCGACCATTGCGCAACGAAATTTTTGAAAAGTTTCGTCAACCCAGCTATGAAAAAATGGAACGTGACGCGTGGCCTCCCATGTATGGAGATGGCATGGACATCCCGGCATATAACCCCCGCAACTGGCTGTCTATGACCTCACTGCAATACACTTGGCTGGAAAAATGGGCACAAGGGGACTTCACCGCCGATTACAACGAGGCAGCAACTTCCGTGCAAAAGCTTGAAGATCTGCCAGTATCAGATCGCCCGGATGCCCTGAACGAAGCGGCACTCGCTGCGGCACTTGGCGGTGCTTTTCACCCTGGTTGTGAAGCCACGTGGCCCATGCGCATCCTCTCCTTATATAGCGCACCATTTCGCATCAAACTTGGCTCGCCCTGCAGGAATGAAGATTGGGGTCCGGTGCTCACGCCGGAGATTGCGCTCGGTGAGGATGGCCCACTTAGCGGAGGCAGTCTGGCAGGTGATATCACGCGTTGGATGGCTGTGCCGTGGCAAACCGACACCGCGAGCTGCCGATCCGGCTATGAGCCGAAGATCAACAAATACCTGCCCACGTTCTGGCCGGCCCGCGTGCCCAACCATGTACTGAGTGAAGAGAACTACAACAGAGTCATGGACGTAAACTTGACGATGCCAGAGCGTCAGGATGCTTTCGATATACGAACCGATTGGCTCGAAGCATTCCCGTCCTCTAAGGAAAACCTCAACCGCTTTGTCGAAGATTGGTACAAAGTAGGTGTTATTGTGCGCCAGGACGGTCCGCCTGACACCACCCGATTCCCAAGTGCGATTCACGTGGAAATGGGGAACGAGATGAAAAAACAGTGAAGCAACATTTTCAAACGGTCATCCTTGGCGGCGGAACAGCAGGTTCCGCCGCCGCTTTCCTGCTCAGTCGTGCTGATGTCTCCACCCTCATGATTGAACGATCGGCACCGCGCGGATGGAAAATTGGCGAAGGGCTTCCCCCTTCCTCAACCGCTTTGTTGCAGCAGTTTGGCCTCCTTGACCACTTTTGCTCAGATGGGCATCTTCCTTCCCACGGGAATCGGTCCGCTTGGGGTTCCGCACAGTTTGCTGAACACAGCTTCATCTTTGAAGCGAACGGTCACGGATGGCACCTTGATCGTGAAAAATTGGACCGGATGCTTGCCGAGTCAGCAGTTCGCCAAGGTGCACAACGATTCGAGCACACAAGCCTCATCAATTTTTTTCAAACGAATGATGGTTGGGAATTGGAACTGTCCAACGGCACGACCATCCATGCAGAATGGGTGATCGATGCGACCGGACGAAACAGCCATTTCGCACATCGTCAGAATGTTCAACGCCAAGCCTATGATCATCTCGTTGCCATTACTGGCTTGTTCATCACAGACCACGACCAAGATCAGGACTCACTGACAACGATTGAAGCGTCCGAACATGGCTGGTGGTACACCGCCCTCCTACCAGAGCGCAGGCGAGTCGTCGCCTATTTGAGCGACGGCGATCTTCCGCTGACGAAGGAGGCGCGAAATCCTGACAGATGGCAACAAATGCTCTTTGAGAGCACACAAATCGGCAGTTTGATGATGAAACACAACTATCAGCTGCACATTCCCCCACGCATGGTGAATGCGAACAGTTCCTGCCTGCCCACTGCAGTTGGTGACCGATGGCTGGCGATTGGCGATGCAGCCGCCGCCTATGATCCGCTCTCCTCTCAAGGCATACTGATGGCGCTTGGCACAGCTCTCGAATCGACCGAAGCTTTGCTGGCACACCGTAAAGGCGACACCCGTGCGATACCTGCGTATGCCGACTTTGTCAATCAGATCTATCTGGAGTACTTAGGATCTCGTGACTATTTCTATTCGATGGAACAACGCTTTCCAAAGTCACCGTTCTGGCAAAGGCGAACCCACACAAAAAGGCGCAATCCATAATGGATCGCGCCTTTTCTTTGATCCGATCAAGTGGGCTAATAGATCCACAAAAAGAAGCCGAACTGAACAGATCATGAATGGATGAAACCAACTTTGCTATCACGTATACTTCCCCCAGATGCTTGATTCGGACAACTCTTCGAACTACGTATTTGCCTCCGAGACTTCAGCCTCAAATCCAATCCCAGCCCCGCGAGCTAGTCCCAGTCTTTTGATCCATTGCCAATCACGAAAATGAAAAAAGCTCCCGAATCGCCACTAGGACAAATTCGGGAGCTGATTCATTGTGAAGTTGGTGCGGTCAAGAGGACTTGAACCTCCACAGGGTTGCCCCCACAAGAACCTGAATCTTGCGCGTCTGCCAATTCCGCCATGACCGCATTGGTAACTGGTGCCGATGACAGGACTCAAACCTGCGACCTATCGATTACGAATCGATTGCTCTATCAACTGAGCTACATCGGCATGGGATACATCCGAAAATTGAACTTGATACTGTGCGATGACCGTTAAGCGTCATTTCGAAATCACCTTGGCTATTACGCACTTGGTCGTGAATTTCATGGTGATGATGACGACCGTATTGAGGTGACAGGAATAATAGTATCATGCTTTTTCGTGATCAAACAATCAGCATCTCGTTACCATGCAGAACAAATTTTTTGCTTTGTACCAATTACCTTTTTCGCACTCCTCCTATCTCCTTTTTTTGCAAACTTGCGCCATCTAGAAACGGCCAAGCGAACGACGACCAGCGGGGCGTACAGAGCCAACATCGTTCACAGGTCTCCGTAAGAGCGATTTTCGCATTCCCCGAGCCAACTCATTAGCAAAGACGCCGATCATATGAACCCTGATCATTGGCTGCTGTCGATTGGTTTTACAGCTGTCTGTTGGCAGGACAAGTATTAACGCATCATACACGGTTCCTTATCCATACAAACAGCCACTTCTGCGGCACTGACTGCAGAAGTGGCTGTTTGATGAGTTGTTTTAGTTGAGCAGTTTATAGTAGAGAATGGTGGGATGTAATTCCCCGTTCGCCGATCGCGCAAAATGAGGAATCCGTCCCGCTTGGATGTAATCAAGGGAGGTATACAGAAGATTAGAAGGATCTCCTTCTCTCGTATCGAGCACGATCAGCGTTCGTTCCTCCTGCTTTGCTCGTTCTTCCGCCTGTTGCATCAACTTGCGAGCGATCCCGTGACGTCGAAACTTGGGATGTGTCATCAATTTGGCGATCTCGGCTCGATGGTTACCGTTTGGCTTGGTCGAGAGGTGCAACTGAATCGTTCCAGCGATCTGATCGTCTTGAAAAGCGACAAACAGAATTACACTAGGTTCCAACACCGTTTCCCAATAACGACTTGCATCCGCAAGTTGCAACGGTGGGACGAAGCCGATCGAAGCACCCTCTGCCACAACTTGAATGAGCAGTTCCGAAAGTTCCTCCAGATGTTCCTGAATCGAGTGAATTTGTTCGATGCGAAATGCAACCACCTGATTCCCCCCGTTTCCATTTTATTTTTCCATCATAAAACATGGGGAAATATTTTTGAACAACAAAACACTTCTTTTGATGATACATGGTGGCTTTCATTTGATTGGGGCAGGTCAGCCCTCAAGGTCCCACCTGTTCTAGGGTGTGCTTGCCATTGAACTACGTGTTCCTGAGAAATGGTTCCTTCTACAAGTTGAAAGGCACCGATTGCGTGAGCACTTACAGTAGACGCGCCACCAAGGAGAAACAGTTTGAATTTGCTCAGCATTGCCGCACAATCTCTGACTAGGGCCACACTTTACTTGATGTGCAATTCGATGAGTTCTCCCTTGTACAGCATGGCGCATCTGGCCAGATCTGTGAAAGAGCGTACTTTCCTTGCACGCTACATGTTAGCTCTTTACATTTGATGACGAAACGGGAGCCGCTCCAGTCGGAGTCTGTTTGCGCATGGTGGCAGCCGCATCGGTAGGTCGAATGCGAAACGCGAAGAGCAGGCCTATCAGCAAGAACCCAGCGGCGCCGAACATGGCAACCCGATACGCAGTCAGATTGGGCTGTGCCACGTCGGACAGATCAACCGTGCTGGTGCCAACCAACGCGAGCAGTGTTGCCAATACGGCCAATCCCATCGCTGAGCCGAGTCGATTCTGCACCGTGAACAGCGTGGATGCTCGCCCCATCGACGCTCCGGGAATGTTGGAAAATGATGCGATCTGCACCGCTCCCACCGCCTGCCCCAAGAAGAAGCCTGCACCAAACATCATCGTGCGAATGATCCATGGGTTGCTTGCCGGACCCACCCAACTCAGGAGCACAAAGGTAGCAGCCGCGCAGGAAAGCGCGAGGATAATCTGCCGTCGCGGCCCCAGTCGTGGATAGATCAACGGTACGAGCTGTGAGGAAACCATCAGACCGAGTGCTTCTGGGAAGGTGATCATGCCAGCGTCCAAAGCGGAGGCATGTAATACATCCTGATACATCAGTGG from Tumebacillus algifaecis encodes the following:
- a CDS encoding LodA/GoxA family CTQ-dependent oxidase; translation: MTTKKIVKCAIHPAIGIARVGNSPDQYFIGPEVPGVTPSPSTGFKDEQGRIKRQGAKFRIYGLDSDGNVVRELSMNDTDVDSISWTVHLANKKAAWYNFDLALDIPVASDIKSNRRNSKYSDNERSKLIIDPGQRTLSAPNKTARFDTGTFLDTPVDLGEIFTDSSGNLVVLGGFGHSSSPDGSQVYTFANNDGWHDDTSDGPICAKVTINGESIEVDPAWVIVAPPDFAPGIAGIVTMYDIALEVSQTMNPVPIQVSFTKHILPIFQRFSLSQWVNEGFYQEFGYNAPWDFLNKDLLRHLADPSPEMRPLRNEIFEKFRQPSYEKMERDAWPPMYGDGMDIPAYNPRNWLSMTSLQYTWLEKWAQGDFTADYNEAATSVQKLEDLPVSDRPDALNEAALAAALGGAFHPGCEATWPMRILSLYSAPFRIKLGSPCRNEDWGPVLTPEIALGEDGPLSGGSLAGDITRWMAVPWQTDTASCRSGYEPKINKYLPTFWPARVPNHVLSEENYNRVMDVNLTMPERQDAFDIRTDWLEAFPSSKENLNRFVEDWYKVGVIVRQDGPPDTTRFPSAIHVEMGNEMKKQ
- a CDS encoding NAD(P)/FAD-dependent oxidoreductase; translated protein: MKQHFQTVILGGGTAGSAAAFLLSRADVSTLMIERSAPRGWKIGEGLPPSSTALLQQFGLLDHFCSDGHLPSHGNRSAWGSAQFAEHSFIFEANGHGWHLDREKLDRMLAESAVRQGAQRFEHTSLINFFQTNDGWELELSNGTTIHAEWVIDATGRNSHFAHRQNVQRQAYDHLVAITGLFITDHDQDQDSLTTIEASEHGWWYTALLPERRRVVAYLSDGDLPLTKEARNPDRWQQMLFESTQIGSLMMKHNYQLHIPPRMVNANSSCLPTAVGDRWLAIGDAAAAYDPLSSQGILMALGTALESTEALLAHRKGDTRAIPAYADFVNQIYLEYLGSRDYFYSMEQRFPKSPFWQRRTHTKRRNP
- a CDS encoding GNAT family N-acetyltransferase, translating into MVAFRIEQIHSIQEHLEELSELLIQVVAEGASIGFVPPLQLADASRYWETVLEPSVILFVAFQDDQIAGTIQLHLSTKPNGNHRAEIAKLMTHPKFRRHGIARKLMQQAEERAKQEERTLIVLDTREGDPSNLLYTSLDYIQAGRIPHFARSANGELHPTILYYKLLN